The genome window AATTTTCCTAAGACCAATGGACTGGGCTTTGTTGATTCCCTTCTAGAAAAGATGATGGATGTGACAAGTTCTGAGGCTGGCTCGATTGCTTTGATCGATCATCCAATTCAAAAAGTCCAGGAAAAACTTGTTTGTTTACGCTCTTTGCTTAGGAAAATTGTGGAGCTGCGCAATGAAGACGAGGAGGTCCAGGCAATTTGGGATCGTATTGTTGGGGTGGCATATAGGATAGAGTTTCTTGTTGACTCCTTAATAACTGGAAATATCATACATTCTTCTTCAATGTCCATTCATTCCATTTTAGAAGAAATGAACATCATTAAAGCTGCGGCCTTGAAGATTTGTGATAGCGGAACACTTGGTGAAAAAGTTAAGGAAGTAACGAAGAGATTCAATCACATGCCACAACAGGGAAGTAAGCTAATAGTCAATGATGTGGTGGTGGGATTCGAGGATGAGACGGCATCGATAATCAATCAACTCAGAAATGGATCACGCCAAGTGAAAATTGTTTCCATTGTGGGAATGCCGGGATGCGGTAAGACAACTTTGGCTAGAAAAGTGTACAATGATTCTTCAGTGAAGTCCCATTTTTATGAGCGTGCTTGGTGTACTGTTTCTCAAATATATCACAAGAGAAATCTGTTGCTTCAAATTTTGACTTGTATTGAGTCCAAGCTTCCTGAGGATGTTTTTAAGATGGGTGAAGAAGATCTGGCTCTTCAAGTCAAAAGACGTTTGCTGAAAAACAGATATCTCATTGTTTTGGATGATGTATGGGACATTGATGCATGGAACGGATTGGAAGCCTCATTCCCTGATGATGGAAATGGAAGTAGAGCTATCTTGACAAGTCGGCTCCGTGGTGTTGCTCCGCAAGACAAACTCGACCAAGAACCACATTCTCTTCGTCAACTCACTACTAATGAGAGCTGGGATTTGCTAAAAGGGAAGTTATATCCTGGTCAAGATTTGGCTCCTCCAGAACTCTGTGAAATTCGACAGCAAGTAGTGGAAATGTGTCAAGGACTACCTCTTACGGTTGTCATTCTTGCCGGAATTCTCTCAAGGATGGACCGATATGGTTGGAAAGAAGCTGTGGAAGGTTTAAGTTCAAGGAATGTTTCTAGTACGGAACAGTGTACTGCTACATTAGAGCTGAGTTTCAAACATTTACCCGATACTTTGAAGGcgtgttttctttattttggagcCTTTCCAGAAGACCATGAACACAATACCAAGAGGTTGATTTCTCTGTGGGTCGCTGAAGGATTTGTTCAAAAAACTCAGCTCAAGAGATCAGAGGATGTGGCCAATGATTACCTGATGGAACTTATTGGCAGAAGCTTAGTCATAGTTTCGAAACCAAGATCCATTGATGGGGTCAAAGCTTGTCGTATTCACGATTTGTTATATGAGTTTTGTGTGACAAAAGCCAAAGAAGAAAAGCTTTTGCAGCTGGTACGTAGGTATGATGACTTATCTGCTTTCACCGTCCCATGCTACCTGCGCCGCTtatgcattgattccaaggtCGAGCACTTAGACAACTTGAGGTTATTTTCTCCTGCCATACGCAGTCTATTATTATTCAGTCACGATGAAGACAATAGAAGTTGTTTTGACCTTCGATTCATTTTTCACATCATAAAACTTGTCAAAGTGTTAGATTTGAGCCAAATTAAACTAGAAGGCATCTTTCCTAGAGAACTAGAACTGCTTGTTCACTTGAGGTACTTGGCAATTCTAGGTAATGGCAGTCCCGTCCCAGCATCAATAAGTTATCTCACCAACTTGGAAACTTTGATTTGGCGAAATTCTAGGAGTCATGGTTCAGTTTCATTGCCAGATACTATATGGAACCTGAAGAAATTAAGGCATTTACAACTAATGGACGAGGTCGATAAGAATTATCATTTTAGATTCCCTGAGAACAACCTTGACAACTCTTCACAGTTGTGTGACTTAGATATCTTGTCCTGTCTAAGCCTCAATCCTCGGAAGAACATCAACAAGTTGTTGAGAAAGTTTCCAAATATCCGCAAGCTGAGAAGCTCTCTTTATCTCGATAAGGGCTGTGAATATCATGTAGCAATGGATTGTCTAAGTCATTTGGAAGCACTCAGTCTGAGTTGCGTTGTTTACGGCGGTGACCGATATCAGTTAGATTTCCAATTTCCTTTGACCATTAAAAAATTGACCCTATCTTATTTTCGCTTGCCATGGAGCAAAATGGCAGCAATTGGAAATCTACCCAATCTTGAGGTGCTCAAATTACTCGAGGAAGCCTTTGAGGGGGAAATATGGGAAATGGAAGCAGAGAAGTTCCCTAGTGTTCGTTTCTTGAaattagcttccttgaacattGTGAAGTGGACAGCCTCCTCCGAGTATGAATACGAGGACCAGTACTATTTTCCTCGTCTCCAGAAGCTAGTGTTAGAAAGCTGTGATGCATTGCAGGAGATCCCTTCTTGTTTGGGAAATAGTTCAACTCTTGAAATAATTGAGGTGTCAAAATGTCCCAACTGTACCAGTTCATTGGAGGAAATTCAGGAAGAGCAAAGAAGCAATGGATATACCGATCTGAAGATCCTTATCTCATAATGGACGATTGATCTTCTCAAGTAAGTTTTTTTAAGTCCTTTACTTATGTACTGCTACGGGTTATGTGTATCTGTTTAGCATCAAGCTCAAgttgttctttttcttaatagttttctttttctttgtcttaATTAGTATTGGAAGGCTGCAAATTTTTGGCGGAGATCCCTTCTTGTTTGGAAAATATATCAACTCTTGAAATAATTGCGGTGTCTAAATGTCCCAACTCTAATATTTCAGTGGAGCAAATTCAGGAAGAGCAATTAAGCAGGGGAAATACCCATCTGAAGATCCTTATTTCACGATGGATGACTGATCTTTTCAAGTGTGTTTGGTTTGGTTATCTGTATCAGTATGGCATCAAGATCAAGTTGTTCTTTTTTCCAATTAGTATTGGAAGGCTGCAAATTTTTGGAGGAGATCCCTTCTTGTTTGGGAAATAGTTCAACTCTTGAAATAATTGAGATGTCTAAATGTCCCAACTCTACAAGTTACAGTTACAGCAAATTCGGGAAGAGCAAATAAGCATGGGATATACTGATCTGAAGATCCTTATTTCATAATGGATGACCGATATTCTCAAGTATGTTTGGTTTGGGCAGCCACTTCATTgtacttcttttttctttgacaGTCCATTGCTTCTGCACTACTAATGGTCTTGTGTCTCTGTTCAGCATCAAGATCAA of Coffea arabica cultivar ET-39 chromosome 5c, Coffea Arabica ET-39 HiFi, whole genome shotgun sequence contains these proteins:
- the LOC113690288 gene encoding putative late blight resistance protein homolog R1A-3, which gives rise to MASTSITCISSILDDLQVLENDCPEFPNGQQEYLKRMLRYLRTFLLCARKYSNDDVQLPFDNKKNQADNHKASLEALAVRIGDAIPKWAKEIQSSGQPWDAVHDLEKDIKSFEQEICEWYVFFLGSSSQQSSNSVVRKDDLMEFMDSLLENLVNYWSWIWPAHEVGLIKALEEKLAFMKNLIRFVTLYGVENTELGPLLVHTEAVAINAARLSYKCQFKKGFGPPKDVQESISELLQKIIPVELQVLETCIKALTASKLSRQSYGDTDEHLLRDFFHSLLCNLWEKLKHGTCPVILQQLQMFYEGLNSLRTILKEKPKEFDEKVRDPARVVNCYRGDFISPLSLNAIKDAIRAKDMDIVCSELLEIIKLIDAVFTEKCPESSTFNFPKTNGLGFVDSLLEKMMDVTSSEAGSIALIDHPIQKVQEKLVCLRSLLRKIVELRNEDEEVQAIWDRIVGVAYRIEFLVDSLITGNIIHSSSMSIHSILEEMNIIKAAALKICDSGTLGEKVKEVTKRFNHMPQQGSKLIVNDVVVGFEDETASIINQLRNGSRQVKIVSIVGMPGCGKTTLARKVYNDSSVKSHFYERAWCTVSQIYHKRNLLLQILTCIESKLPEDVFKMGEEDLALQVKRRLLKNRYLIVLDDVWDIDAWNGLEASFPDDGNGSRAILTSRLRGVAPQDKLDQEPHSLRQLTTNESWDLLKGKLYPGQDLAPPELCEIRQQVVEMCQGLPLTVVILAGILSRMDRYGWKEAVEGLSSRNVSSTEQCTATLELSFKHLPDTLKACFLYFGAFPEDHEHNTKRLISLWVAEGFVQKTQLKRSEDVANDYLMELIGRSLVIVSKPRSIDGVKACRIHDLLYEFCVTKAKEEKLLQLVRRYDDLSAFTVPCYLRRLCIDSKVEHLDNLRLFSPAIRSLLLFSHDEDNRSCFDLRFIFHIIKLVKVLDLSQIKLEGIFPRELELLVHLRYLAILGNGSPVPASISYLTNLETLIWRNSRSHGSVSLPDTIWNLKKLRHLQLMDEVDKNYHFRFPENNLDNSSQLCDLDILSCLSLNPRKNINKLLRKFPNIRKLRSSLYLDKGCEYHVAMDCLSHLEALSLSCVVYGGDRYQLDFQFPLTIKKLTLSYFRLPWSKMAAIGNLPNLEVLKLLEEAFEGEIWEMEAEKFPSVRFLKLASLNIVKWTASSEYEYEDQYYFPRLQKLVLESCDALQEIPSCLGNSSTLEIIEVSKCPNCTSSLEEIQEEQRSNGYTDLKILIS